The genomic DNA ACaaccataacaaaaaaaaaaagcagctgAGCGGAGTTTGGAGATGCTTGAAGTCTAGCTCTTACTCAGAGCTAGATTGAAGTTGAATCATTCCGGGAAATTCAAAATGACAGTTGGTAACTTTGGGCTGGTTCTTTAAAACCTATAGTTTGTCAACATTAACAGAGTCAGGTGCTATAGCAACCCTTAAATGTTTGATAACCTCCTTTCAGGGTTTCCCTccaattttgtttcaaatctAAACCATTTTTATTCTCCTCCCAAAACATTGTAGGAAAAAGTCGCGCTGGCAGCTGATACGGCTCTCCATGGTAATCGTCGGCATCGAGTTCCTGTACGCCGCCGAGACAGCCTTCGTCACACCAATCCTTCTCGGGATCGGCCTTTCCCACACCTTCATGACCATGATATGGGCTTTCTCACCAGTGCTCGGATTCTTCTTCGCGCCCATGATTGCATCGTTCAGCGACACGATACGGCTGCAGTGGGGAAGGCGTCGACCCGTCCTGCTAGCGTTGGGCCTGGCAATGATGGCGGGCATGTGGATATTACCGCACGGTAAAACGATCGGTGTATTCTTCGGTGATCCCGATGTGCCGGTCGATCAGATGGAGGGTTTCCGGTGGTCCATCCCGGTTACGATAGTAGGACTCGTGCTGACGGATTTCGATGCCGAGACGAGCAATGGTATTGCCCGCGCGTACTTCATGGACATGTGTACACCGGGTAAGTTTATGAAAAGAGGCTCGACCAGCACAAGCTGAATCTCTTGAATTTTAagagcctgaaagtatgcaatttcgATGCATCTCTGAGATCAAAGATCTGAGATTCTCATGCAAAAGGAAATGAACTCTTAACCTTAACGCGCAATGTTCACCCACAGACGATCAGGCACGGGTACTGACGACGGCCATGTTCATCGGTGGACTCGGCGGTACGGCCGGATACGTGCTCGGGGCGATCGACTGGAGCCAAACCAATCTGGACATCCTTGGAAGCAACGAAGCGACCGTCTTCCTCTTCGTGTTCATCGTGCTCGGCGTTGGTCTGCTGATCACCCTCACCAGCTACCGTGAAATCCCGCTGCCCTTAATGGAGAGTGATCCACTCCTGCGACCGATCAACTCGAACGCGTTCGAGGCGGAAAAGGCCCGCCAGCTGGCCGTGTACAGCATCTCGAAGGACGTGCTCGTTGATCCAGTCAAACCGGACAAGGACGCTAACGTGTCCGTCGATGAGGATGACGACGATAAGCCGCTACGGTTGCGCGACTTTGTGAAGAACATTGTGCGGATGCCGAAAAGTTTGTTCATTCTGTACTCGACCCAGTTCTTCTCGCAGCTCGGCTATCTCAGCTACTGTCTGTACTTTACCGACTTTGTCGGTGCGGAAGTGTTCGGTGGTGATGTCTCGGCCCCACCGGGCACACCGGAAGCGGCACTGTACGAGGAGGGTGTACGGTACGGTTGCTGGGGCATGGCAGTGTTTGCTGTGTGCAGTGCGTCCTATTCGGCCATCATCGAGCAGCTGGTGAAGCGGTTTAGGTAAGTGTGGGCGGTCAGCAAGCGGAGGAACTCGAATGATGAAGCATTTCCATTCCTTCAGTGCTCGTCCGGTGTATATGGGTGGATTGTTGCTGTTCAGCCTGGGTATGCTGTTTATGGGACTGTTCAGGGAGAAGTTTATGATCTTCATAGCGTGTCCGACGGTGGGCATCATGTACGCCACTATGTACTCTCTTCCGTACCTGCTGGTGTCGCAGTATCACTCCAAAAATTCTGTAAGTGCTCTTCCCCGGTGCTTTTGTCCTACGAGAAACTAACTTCTGAATGTTACTTCCAGTTTGAAGTAAAAGATGGTAAGTGTGTTCCAAACACAACCAAGCGTGGCTTCGGTGCAGACGTTTCGCTAATGAGCAGCATGCTTTTCCTCGCCCAGGTATGAGTGCTTAGTGTAGCTTTGTTTTCACTGTCAATCCAATAACACAATTCCCATTCTTCCACAGCTCATCATATCGCTTGCCATCGGAAGCATCATCGATGCGGTCGAATCGAATGTGGTGGTCATCTTCTCCGCCAGCATATTCTCCCTTATCGCTGCCCTGACAGCCTCCCAGATTGTCTACATGGGACTGTGATAGATAAATCCGATAGCCTTTTTTCTACTTTCGACAATCTGAAACGTTCGGAAACGGGCTGGGACGGCGAGCTTAAATAAGGAAATGTGATAAACTGTATTACTTTAGCCCGATAGTTGATGTGATTTATCTCGCACAAGCAAATACGACGTTGCTCGTGAAGGCATAACGGTAGCATTGGTGCATGGAAACTTTAATAAACATACCTCGCTGGTTTATATGTTTTACGAGAAACTATATTTTGTGAGTTATGAGAAATTAAATAAGGATTCCCGTCGATTATTGATTCCCGTCGGTAACCAGTATATTCTATCTGGGCACCTGTGGACACAGACCGTGGCATATGCAAAATAGTCACAACCGATTGTTCTTTCCTCGAGGATATTTTAGATCGAGTTTGTTCTTGGTTGTGTTTTCATAAGTCTTCTAAGGTTTTTGTGTTAATCGTCCTTCCGTCATCAAGGACGCAGGTGTTTGGTTCGACACCGGTTTTACTTTTCTGCATCATAACGATGCCGTGCTGGGTAGCACTTGGAGAATACCTGGTTTGCTGAAACTTGTAGCTCAAGATTCCTCCAACCCTCTATGCCTGAAGACTCTGTTTTGTTCGTTATTCAGGTCCTTATTGGAGTATTGCTCAGTGGTCGGGACCCCCTCTGCCAGGGTTCATATTGAACGTATCGAGCGAGTTCAGAGGTCCTTTACCAGGTTTTCCGCTCGTAAACTGTAGGTTGATTCGATCTCCCTTCTGCCTCCGTGTGAGTCTAGATATCGACTGCCTGGCTAGCTCACTCTGCAAGACCACCGTTTCCTTGCTAAATCCTCATTCAtcgctttccttcttcttAATCGCCTAGATGCACGCGCTCTCCTATCCTgaatccatttttatgttcCCTCTCGTTTCCTGCACCCTCGCCATCCGTTAATTGACTGGTTTCAACCTCTCACCATACTGCTTCAGC from Anopheles stephensi strain Indian chromosome 2, UCI_ANSTEP_V1.0, whole genome shotgun sequence includes the following:
- the LOC118504086 gene encoding proton-associated sugar transporter A-like codes for the protein MADTEQSKTDVAVYANGNSLPTEKEIMDGMLQVRFLHAKKQDRDYSHMFRKKSRWQLIRLSMVIVGIEFLYAAETAFVTPILLGIGLSHTFMTMIWAFSPVLGFFFAPMIASFSDTIRLQWGRRRPVLLALGLAMMAGMWILPHGKTIGVFFGDPDVPVDQMEGFRWSIPVTIVGLVLTDFDAETSNGIARAYFMDMCTPDDQARVLTTAMFIGGLGGTAGYVLGAIDWSQTNLDILGSNEATVFLFVFIVLGVGLLITLTSYREIPLPLMESDPLLRPINSNAFEAEKARQLAVYSISKDVLVDPVKPDKDANVSVDEDDDDKPLRLRDFVKNIVRMPKSLFILYSTQFFSQLGYLSYCLYFTDFVGAEVFGGDVSAPPGTPEAALYEEGVRYGCWGMAVFAVCSASYSAIIEQLVKRFSARPVYMGGLLLFSLGMLFMGLFREKFMIFIACPTVGIMYATMYSLPYLLVSQYHSKNSFEVKDGKCVPNTTKRGFGADVSLMSSMLFLAQLIISLAIGSIIDAVESNVVVIFSASIFSLIAALTASQIVYMGL